The Moorena producens PAL-8-15-08-1 genomic interval TATTTACATTTAGAATTTATGGATAATTTAGATTGGTTTCATTGTGCCCGACAGGCACTTATTTTACTTTTTTTTCATGTTTTGTTTATGGGTATTTTGACTCATTTTGATACACTTATACCCTGGTTACATCAGCAAGGTTTTGATTTTTTTATGATGAGGTGCAAGATCTGAGTTTAAGGTTTATTTATGCCCACCTACTTAGTTAGAGGGGATTTTGGGGGAATCATGTTAATTTAGTTGACATTGATCAGGAGATAATTTTGATTATCAGGGTACCCTCGGGTGTGCGTGATAGGGGTAGATATCAGGAAATTGATCCTCTATTCATATTAGAATATGAAAGCAAATGTATAGGAGCAAGCTGATGTCAGGGTGGGCTACAGCCGAATTAAAAAATGCTCAATTGGGAGATGTTAGACGAACCAAAAGATTAATCCTCATCGTAGATAATCTATCTAAAAAACCGTCAGCAACTGTGCCAGAAGCCTGTGGGACTTGGGCAGCCACCAAAGCCACTTATGAGGGAGCATGTCACTTATGCAGCAACATTAGTACTAAGGTAATAGGAACCCACCCCTAACCCCTCCCAGGAGGGCAGGGCTGTTTCATTCTGATTAAAATAGAAGATAATCGGAGATAATTACTCTTAAGTACAAAAACTGAGGATATACTTCAGATTATGGCTCATTGTCAGCCATGCAAAGCGCGAGTGGGGGAAACCACGCCAGTTGCTCATGGTTAGAAGTTACCGTCAGACAGTTGAGCCTTAATCAATAAGTTTTACCCCTTTTCTGCATAGCCTACCAACCATAAAGGCTCAACTGTCTAAGGTTTCGTCTCCGGGGGGAACCCCCAAGACCGCACTGGCTCCCCAAGACCGCGCTGCATCGCTTCGCTGATTGCTGCCTTAATCGAATCAAAGCCATGTGCTCGAAGAAGGGTTAAAACCCAGGTTTTGAGCAAAGATAAGTTTTTTGGAGCAAATCCGGATTTTTGGGGACTAATATCTTCCTTATAAATGACGTCTTTTACCCAATGAAGAGAATTTTCAATCAGCCAATGTCCTCTAATTCCATCCATCAAACGACGAGATTGAGGTGATTTTGAACAAAGATAATAACTAATAGTTTGGAAGGGTTCATTACCGCGAGTTCCACTGCGTTTGAAGTTACCGTAAGGTAGTGGAGCCTTGTCTTGATGCAAAGCCGACACACAGCTCATAAAGTTTTGTTGCGCCTGATTGACCTTTGGTCACGGTACGCGAACGTAGTCAGTAACGGTATTTTTTAGGCTCTTCCATGAGCGCGATACCCATTCATTAGAGGGAATCAAACTATATTGTTGACTCCATTGATTAAACAGAACTTGGAGTTCTTCGTAATCTAAATTAATCATGACTCTTCTGATTGCTGAATAAGAAGGAACACGAGCATGCATGAATTTGAAGTCTACTAAAAAATTGCTGTGCGGTGGCGTTCCACAAATCTACCCAATTGTCGATAACCCCAATAACCACTCATCATCCCCATAATGATAATTAGAAGCACTAGCCATAGAGGATGACGAACACCATGAGGATCTCGGTGATCAGGTATTTCTTTGAGATAGTCGATTAAGCTTTTCTCCATAATTTGGGTATATTATGGGAATTATGCCATTTTTTCGGGCTATTGCTTCACTATACACCTTTTTACTCTATAATGAAACAGCCCTGCTTAATAAGGGGGGTTAGGGGGGATTCCTTTTGCCTTAAAAGGATAAGCAATGTCGCTCACTCCTGATGAGAATTGCTATAAAACCTAAGTACTCTGACTCATATGCTCCTCCAAAAGCTTTTTAGCCCGAGGCTTATAAATCAGATGGAACAGCGCCTCTAGATAACGCAGCATATCCTCCTGGTTGGCCTTAGACGTATAGTTCCAGAAGCCGTAAATCCGTGCTAAGGATAGCAACCGTGTAGTGTGTATTTTCCAGGTATAGGTGCTGTAGACTCGTTCTATGCCCTGATTGGAAATTTCCTCCCAGTACTGGGGATTTTCCTCACACTTAGTCACAAAATCCTGGATTTTATGAGCCATTTCCTCCTGGTTAGTCGGGTTAATCAGGATACCATTGACCTTGTCCTGAATAATCTCTAACGGTCCACCAAATTGGGTACCAAAGGTTGGTAAACCAGAAATCATGGATTCCAAAATTGTTAGACCAAAGGCTTCAAACAGCGCTGGCTGAACAAAAATACCATGACGGTCAGCAATCACCCGATAGACTTCACCAGAGTCACTCTTTGATAAGCGGACCCCTAACCAGCGGATCTTGCCGTAGAGATTATACTCCTCAATAATCTGGTAAAGCTTGACAATTTCTGCCTTTTCTTCGCTGTTGCTGGAGTCTTCAGTGCGCAAGTTACCCGCAATTAAAATCAAGTTACAGCGTTCCTGCAACTTTCGACTCTTACCAAAGCACTCCACTAACCCAGTCAGGTTCTTAATTCGGTCAAGACGAGCCATGGAAAAAATCGGGCGCTTGTTAGGATAATCCAGTTTGCCAAACACCTGGGCCTCGTCATCTAGGCTAAACAGAAATTCATCCAACCGCTTAATATCACTAGCTACTCGCCCTTGAGTGCGGGTGTAGGGGAAGAAGATGGTTTCATTTACTCCCGGTGGCACTACATTAAACTTTGGAGAGAATAACTCAATGCCATTTATCACATGATACAGGTCTGGCATGGTGAAGTTCTGATAAGACTCATACTGACCCACACTATCAGCAGTACCCACAATTTCCTGATAGGTACTGCTGATAATAAAATTAGCCGCATTCATGGCAATTAAATCAGCAGTAAATTGCAGGGAGAAGTGGTATTGCTGTTCTGAGTCTTGCCAATACAGGTTACTAAATAGGTATTTGGACTTTTCTAGGGCATGGGCAATATTGCACTGGGTAACTTTCAACCGTCGCGCCAGCAGGAACGCTACTAGATTACCATCGGAATAGTTTCCTACAATCAGGTCGGGACGACCTTGGAATTCTCCTAGCAGTTCCTTTTCGGCATCGATGGCGTAGGTTTCTAGATACGGCCAAATCTCAAACCGAGAAATCCAATCCTCGGTAACTTTGGGATTGAACTCTCGAAACGGTACCCGTAAAATCCAGGTATTTTCTGTACCGTTAACTTTTTCTAACCGTTCATTACAGCGAGTTCCATCATTGTTGGGAATTAAGCGGGTGAGAATGATCACCTTAGGCTGAATGTTTAATCCCGCCAGAGTCAGGTTTTCTTGCAACTGCTTTTCTAAACTCTTAGCTTGGTCAAGGACATATACCACTTGACCCCCTGTATCTGGACGTCCTAATACCCCTTCTTGTCCAAACCAGCCGTGAACCGATACCAGGACAATCCGGAAAATCATTGGGATGCGGGAGAGGAACTGTTCCAATGCCCCATCATCCGGTTCATCAATCAATTCATCCAGCATTGCCAAGGTTTCCCGCACCCGACTAGCAGTGTTTCCCCAGCCTGCTTCAAAACCCATCTCTTGCAGCTTAAAGCGGAATTTGTCATAGGATTCGCTGTCTGGGCGATCGCTTACAAATTCCAAGGCCAACTTCACCTGCTCTGACAGTTGCTGCTGATTCTGAATGCGCTCGTTAATCAGCAGCTGGTTTCCTTGGAAATGACGTACTTTCAAGAAACCGTACAACGACTCCAACCATTGCTCAGGGTCTTGAAACAGTTTACTGGAGAGATAGCGGTTTAGGAAGCGGACTCCCTTACCAATATTCTTGGGATCGCGAATGACTGGGCTGTAGTCATAAAATGGCTGAAAATCCAGCTGGAGAACCTCCCCGACCTTGGGGTTGTAGCGATTGACAAAGCGATCGCGTATATTCAGCAGTTCCTCTGGTGTAACCTCTTGCGCCCTTAAGTCTTCAAACAGACGGAAAGCTCTTTTAGCCGCAATTTTTGGTCGGATAATCAAGCATAGAC includes:
- a CDS encoding transposase DNA-binding-containing protein, yielding MSGWATAELKNAQLGDVRRTKRLILIVDNLSKKPSATVPEACGTWAATKATYEGACHLCSNISTKVIGTHP
- a CDS encoding transposase family protein, translating into MEKSLIDYLKEIPDHRDPHGVRHPLWLVLLIIIMGMMSGYWGYRQLGRFVERHRTAIF
- a CDS encoding DDE transposase family protein → MSCVSALHQDKAPLPYGNFKRSGTRGNEPFQTISYYLCSKSPQSRRLMDGIRGHWLIENSLHWVKDVIYKEDISPQKSGFAPKNLSLLKTWVLTLLRAHGFDSIKAAISEAMQRGLGEPVRSWGFPPETKP
- a CDS encoding sucrose synthase produces the protein MLNLIQDVLESDEKSDLRHFTSQLKTAEPRYLLRNEILAAFNEYCTNHKKSEYFYHSSHLGKLIYYTQEIILEDESLCLIIRPKIAAKRAFRLFEDLRAQEVTPEELLNIRDRFVNRYNPKVGEVLQLDFQPFYDYSPVIRDPKNIGKGVRFLNRYLSSKLFQDPEQWLESLYGFLKVRHFQGNQLLINERIQNQQQLSEQVKLALEFVSDRPDSESYDKFRFKLQEMGFEAGWGNTASRVRETLAMLDELIDEPDDGALEQFLSRIPMIFRIVLVSVHGWFGQEGVLGRPDTGGQVVYVLDQAKSLEKQLQENLTLAGLNIQPKVIILTRLIPNNDGTRCNERLEKVNGTENTWILRVPFREFNPKVTEDWISRFEIWPYLETYAIDAEKELLGEFQGRPDLIVGNYSDGNLVAFLLARRLKVTQCNIAHALEKSKYLFSNLYWQDSEQQYHFSLQFTADLIAMNAANFIISSTYQEIVGTADSVGQYESYQNFTMPDLYHVINGIELFSPKFNVVPPGVNETIFFPYTRTQGRVASDIKRLDEFLFSLDDEAQVFGKLDYPNKRPIFSMARLDRIKNLTGLVECFGKSRKLQERCNLILIAGNLRTEDSSNSEEKAEIVKLYQIIEEYNLYGKIRWLGVRLSKSDSGEVYRVIADRHGIFVQPALFEAFGLTILESMISGLPTFGTQFGGPLEIIQDKVNGILINPTNQEEMAHKIQDFVTKCEENPQYWEEISNQGIERVYSTYTWKIHTTRLLSLARIYGFWNYTSKANQEDMLRYLEALFHLIYKPRAKKLLEEHMSQST